In a single window of the Rhopalosiphum padi isolate XX-2018 chromosome 1, ASM2088224v1, whole genome shotgun sequence genome:
- the LOC132917561 gene encoding nuclear exosome regulator NRDE2 isoform X1 translates to MSLFPAYLDSTTKSSSTADVEANEEQKVVQSEWLKNSSFEPEASKLIDNLIKEDKKQEHETNVRISFKQYKKLHGKKKKKKDKKHVKKINRPKLFVDQILKDCDFVSIDCKRELGNLKVEKLYRPAAPMFRVSNKYRVLDNQGWAYNSFKQKQIKRYYTLKEKDYGDRSIDINIEEDCLTQNKMLINIPKKIQNEDNDIEKVELNSIKCENYLTELTAGFNKHLAEQPNDIDSWIKFVNHQEALYSLNRGYGYKCKLNKKVILEKQIAILDKALSFNFENDQLLDMKWTLAEDYFTPEELNKELLKELEKYSSTKSSQALLWCHYINVNQNSLSDCTTSSVLKRYSDAMFALSKIKRGLPLDEQFDIQQNIIELFVKCGLFLRQAGHYEQLLTLINMYFSISINHFDNDLIEKFYIESSDDIIFDNELKTMPLNKAWYQVESLRSRDRWLPLPKHMADDAEDPQRVVLPEEMAELVQPLAIHKSVIANLVTACFILLKMPILPFRHFVAYQLGIHKCHYYLDSLEIVLSSLFMAHHFEDSNFGEKKASNALLVMLNTAMPPNYYEESISSQTYSRFLTSILRHITDCLYAMDYIDEANMFLVWWLRFERYCMIVNFSSDNSRLVSEVKLLLGKPHYRNNIPLFIEFALLKNQVGKKDDSLKILQKLIDGQSVLLDNKPVYLNNTYRAPYTAIYKNIVEILIQSECKEKALQTLIALATGVLPKNANLNLTEEAMLVFDNVTESILKDKEQFAYCDLKYNYLPQFLIEWVICRAWFLYLTESVQTSVSMLKDVIIKIKNIITTENYQKNHAAEEILTETMIVILNYHCNKSKTYHKELKICLRSAISKYSHNMQFLFSMVWNETKYGGFGTPLWQIENVYVDNIVAENMETVRLMLILVGRERLRIASDVARKHLNDNKSSMSIYGGGNILDVCKNMRNLFDYFIRNLSNITGMKKCPMFWRLYLHYISETSPSDYKKCFYEAVENCPWHKFLYMEAAFYLLEELPNICDILVEKELRIHITHEELLVLRED, encoded by the exons ATGTCATTATTTCCAGCGTATCTAGATAGCACAACAAAATCTAGTTCAACTGCAGATGTGGAAG caaatGAAGAACAAAAGGTAGTACAATCAGAATGGCTTAAAAATTCTAGTTTTGAGCCTGAAGCTTCAAAACTTATtgacaatttaattaaagaagATAAAAAACAAGAACATGAGACAAATGTTCGAATTTCTTTTAAACAGTACAAAAAATTACACgggaaaaagaagaaaaaaaaggataaaaaacatgttaaaaaaattaatcgacCAAA ATTATTTGTTGACCAAATTTTAAAGGACTGTGATTTTGTTTCAATTGATTGTAAAAGAGAATTGGGaaatttaaaagttgaaaaacTGTATAGACCTGCTGCTCCTAT GTTTCGTGTCAGTAATAAATATCGTGTTCTAGATAATCAAGGATGGGCTTATAATTCTTTTaagcaaaaacaaattaaacgaTATTACACTTTAAAAGAAAAAGATTATGGCGATAGaagtattgatataaatatagaagAAGATTGTTtaactcaaaataaaatgttaataaatattcctaaaaaaattcaaaatgaagATAATGATATTGAAAAAGTTGAGttgaattcaataaaatgtgaaaattatttaactgaATTGACTGCTggatttaataaacatttagcaGAACAGCCAAATGATATCGATTCATggattaaatttgtaaatcatcag GAAGCGTTATATTCTTTAAACCGCGGGTAtggttataaatgtaaattgaataaaaaagttATCTTAGAGAAGCAAATTGCTATATTAGACAAAGCACTTtcattcaattttgaaaatgatcagCTTCTTGATATGAAATGGACACTTGCTGAAGATTATTTTACACCAGAAGAA cttaataaagaattattgaaagaattagaaaaatatagttCAACCAAATCTTCTCAAGCTTTATTATGGTGTcactatataaatgtaaatcaaAACTCTTTATCAGATTGTACAACCTCCAGTGTTCTTAAAAGGTATTCAGATGCTATGTTTgctttaagtaaaattaaacgaGGTTTACCATTGGATGAACAATTtgatatacaacaaaatattattg aACTGTTTGTGAAGTGTGGTTTATTTCTGAGACAGGCTGGACATTATGAACAGTTGTTAACATtaataaacatgtatttttCAATCAGCATTAACCACTTTGATAATGATCTTATTGAAAAGTTTTATATTGAATCATCTGATGACataa tttttGATAATGAATTGAAAACTATGCCTCTGAATAAAGCATGGTATCAAGTAGAATCATTGCGATCACGTGATCGTTGGTTACCTCTTCCTAAGCATATGGCAGATGATGCGGAAGATCCTCAAAGAGTTGTTTTACCTGAAGAAATGGCAGAATTAGTTCAACCTTTAGCCATTCATAAGTCTGTCATTGCAAATCTAGTTACTGCCTgctttattttactaaaaatgccAATTTTACCATTTCGCCATTTTGTTGCATACCAATTAGGCATTCATAAATGCCATTATTACTTAGATAGTCTTGAAATTGTTCTCAGTAGTCTCTTTATGGCTCATCATTTTGAAGATT caAACTTTGGTGAAAAGAAAGCAAGTAATGCATTGTTGGTAATGCTCAATACTGCAATGCCACCTAACTATTATGAAGAATCTATTTCCAGCCAAACATATTCTCGTTTTTTAACTAGTATTTTAAGACATATAACTGATTGCTTGTATGCTATGGATTATATTGATGAGGCTAATATGTTTTTAGTATGGTGGTTAAGATTTGAAAGATATTGTATGATTGTAAATTTTAGCTCTGATAACAGTCGTTTGGTGTCTGAAGTTAAGTTATTACTTGGAAAACCTCATTACAG AAATAATATTCCTTTGTTCATTGAATTTGCATTACTCAAAAATCAAGTAGGCAAAAAAGATGATTCtttgaaaattttacaaaaactaaTTGATGGTCAGTCTGTTTTGTTGGATAATAAaccagtttatttaaataatacttatcgAGCACCATACACAgctatttataagaatattgttgaaatattaattcaatctGAATGCaa AGAAAAAGCTTTACAAACACTTATAGCTCTTGCAACTGGAGTATTGccaaaaaatgcaaatttaaatttaacagaaGAAGCAATGCTTGTATTTGATAATGTCACAGAAAGcattttaaaagataaagaaCAATTTGCATACTgtgatctaaaatataattacttgcCACAATTTCTCATTGAATGGGTTATTTGTCGTGCTTGGTTTTTGTATTTGACTGAGAGTGTACAAACTTCTGTATCTATGCTTAaagatgtaattataaaaattaaaaatattattacaacagaAAACTATCAAAAAAACCA TGCTGCTGAAGAAATCTTAACTGAAACtatgattgttattttaaattatcattgtaacaaatcaaaaacatatcataaagaattaaaaatatgtttaagaaGTGCTATATCAAAGTATTCTCAcaatatgcaatttttattttcgatgGTCTGGAATGag actAAGTATGGAGGTTTTGGAACACCACTATggcaaattgaaaatgtttatgttgataatattgTTGCTGAAAATATGGAAACTGTTAGATTAATGTTGATTCTAGTGGGTAGAGAACGATTGAGAATAGCAAGTGATGTAGCAAGAAAACATTTGAATGATAATAAAAGTTCCATGAGTATATAcg gagGTGGAAATATTTTAGATGTGTGCAAAAACATGCGCaatttgtttgactattttataagaaatcttAGCAATATTACAGGAATGAAAAAGTGTCCAATGTTTTGGCGACTTTATTTACACTATATTTCTGAAACCTCACCATcggattataaaaaatgtttctacGAAGCTGTTGAAAACTGTCCATGGCataag TTTTTATACATGGAAGCTGCATTTTACCTACTAGAAGAGCTGCCAAACATCTGTGACATATTAGTCGAAAAAGAGTTACGAATACACATTACCCACGAAGAGTTGTTAGTGTTGAGAGAagactaa
- the LOC132917561 gene encoding nuclear exosome regulator NRDE2 isoform X2, giving the protein MLINIPKKIQNEDNDIEKVELNSIKCENYLTELTAGFNKHLAEQPNDIDSWIKFVNHQEALYSLNRGYGYKCKLNKKVILEKQIAILDKALSFNFENDQLLDMKWTLAEDYFTPEELNKELLKELEKYSSTKSSQALLWCHYINVNQNSLSDCTTSSVLKRYSDAMFALSKIKRGLPLDEQFDIQQNIIELFVKCGLFLRQAGHYEQLLTLINMYFSISINHFDNDLIEKFYIESSDDIIFDNELKTMPLNKAWYQVESLRSRDRWLPLPKHMADDAEDPQRVVLPEEMAELVQPLAIHKSVIANLVTACFILLKMPILPFRHFVAYQLGIHKCHYYLDSLEIVLSSLFMAHHFEDSNFGEKKASNALLVMLNTAMPPNYYEESISSQTYSRFLTSILRHITDCLYAMDYIDEANMFLVWWLRFERYCMIVNFSSDNSRLVSEVKLLLGKPHYRNNIPLFIEFALLKNQVGKKDDSLKILQKLIDGQSVLLDNKPVYLNNTYRAPYTAIYKNIVEILIQSECKEKALQTLIALATGVLPKNANLNLTEEAMLVFDNVTESILKDKEQFAYCDLKYNYLPQFLIEWVICRAWFLYLTESVQTSVSMLKDVIIKIKNIITTENYQKNHAAEEILTETMIVILNYHCNKSKTYHKELKICLRSAISKYSHNMQFLFSMVWNETKYGGFGTPLWQIENVYVDNIVAENMETVRLMLILVGRERLRIASDVARKHLNDNKSSMSIYGGGNILDVCKNMRNLFDYFIRNLSNITGMKKCPMFWRLYLHYISETSPSDYKKCFYEAVENCPWHKFLYMEAAFYLLEELPNICDILVEKELRIHITHEELLVLRED; this is encoded by the exons atgttaataaatattcctaaaaaaattcaaaatgaagATAATGATATTGAAAAAGTTGAGttgaattcaataaaatgtgaaaattatttaactgaATTGACTGCTggatttaataaacatttagcaGAACAGCCAAATGATATCGATTCATggattaaatttgtaaatcatcag GAAGCGTTATATTCTTTAAACCGCGGGTAtggttataaatgtaaattgaataaaaaagttATCTTAGAGAAGCAAATTGCTATATTAGACAAAGCACTTtcattcaattttgaaaatgatcagCTTCTTGATATGAAATGGACACTTGCTGAAGATTATTTTACACCAGAAGAA cttaataaagaattattgaaagaattagaaaaatatagttCAACCAAATCTTCTCAAGCTTTATTATGGTGTcactatataaatgtaaatcaaAACTCTTTATCAGATTGTACAACCTCCAGTGTTCTTAAAAGGTATTCAGATGCTATGTTTgctttaagtaaaattaaacgaGGTTTACCATTGGATGAACAATTtgatatacaacaaaatattattg aACTGTTTGTGAAGTGTGGTTTATTTCTGAGACAGGCTGGACATTATGAACAGTTGTTAACATtaataaacatgtatttttCAATCAGCATTAACCACTTTGATAATGATCTTATTGAAAAGTTTTATATTGAATCATCTGATGACataa tttttGATAATGAATTGAAAACTATGCCTCTGAATAAAGCATGGTATCAAGTAGAATCATTGCGATCACGTGATCGTTGGTTACCTCTTCCTAAGCATATGGCAGATGATGCGGAAGATCCTCAAAGAGTTGTTTTACCTGAAGAAATGGCAGAATTAGTTCAACCTTTAGCCATTCATAAGTCTGTCATTGCAAATCTAGTTACTGCCTgctttattttactaaaaatgccAATTTTACCATTTCGCCATTTTGTTGCATACCAATTAGGCATTCATAAATGCCATTATTACTTAGATAGTCTTGAAATTGTTCTCAGTAGTCTCTTTATGGCTCATCATTTTGAAGATT caAACTTTGGTGAAAAGAAAGCAAGTAATGCATTGTTGGTAATGCTCAATACTGCAATGCCACCTAACTATTATGAAGAATCTATTTCCAGCCAAACATATTCTCGTTTTTTAACTAGTATTTTAAGACATATAACTGATTGCTTGTATGCTATGGATTATATTGATGAGGCTAATATGTTTTTAGTATGGTGGTTAAGATTTGAAAGATATTGTATGATTGTAAATTTTAGCTCTGATAACAGTCGTTTGGTGTCTGAAGTTAAGTTATTACTTGGAAAACCTCATTACAG AAATAATATTCCTTTGTTCATTGAATTTGCATTACTCAAAAATCAAGTAGGCAAAAAAGATGATTCtttgaaaattttacaaaaactaaTTGATGGTCAGTCTGTTTTGTTGGATAATAAaccagtttatttaaataatacttatcgAGCACCATACACAgctatttataagaatattgttgaaatattaattcaatctGAATGCaa AGAAAAAGCTTTACAAACACTTATAGCTCTTGCAACTGGAGTATTGccaaaaaatgcaaatttaaatttaacagaaGAAGCAATGCTTGTATTTGATAATGTCACAGAAAGcattttaaaagataaagaaCAATTTGCATACTgtgatctaaaatataattacttgcCACAATTTCTCATTGAATGGGTTATTTGTCGTGCTTGGTTTTTGTATTTGACTGAGAGTGTACAAACTTCTGTATCTATGCTTAaagatgtaattataaaaattaaaaatattattacaacagaAAACTATCAAAAAAACCA TGCTGCTGAAGAAATCTTAACTGAAACtatgattgttattttaaattatcattgtaacaaatcaaaaacatatcataaagaattaaaaatatgtttaagaaGTGCTATATCAAAGTATTCTCAcaatatgcaatttttattttcgatgGTCTGGAATGag actAAGTATGGAGGTTTTGGAACACCACTATggcaaattgaaaatgtttatgttgataatattgTTGCTGAAAATATGGAAACTGTTAGATTAATGTTGATTCTAGTGGGTAGAGAACGATTGAGAATAGCAAGTGATGTAGCAAGAAAACATTTGAATGATAATAAAAGTTCCATGAGTATATAcg gagGTGGAAATATTTTAGATGTGTGCAAAAACATGCGCaatttgtttgactattttataagaaatcttAGCAATATTACAGGAATGAAAAAGTGTCCAATGTTTTGGCGACTTTATTTACACTATATTTCTGAAACCTCACCATcggattataaaaaatgtttctacGAAGCTGTTGAAAACTGTCCATGGCataag TTTTTATACATGGAAGCTGCATTTTACCTACTAGAAGAGCTGCCAAACATCTGTGACATATTAGTCGAAAAAGAGTTACGAATACACATTACCCACGAAGAGTTGTTAGTGTTGAGAGAagactaa